From a single Peromyscus maniculatus bairdii isolate BWxNUB_F1_BW_parent chromosome 4, HU_Pman_BW_mat_3.1, whole genome shotgun sequence genomic region:
- the Pdyn gene encoding proenkephalin-B produces the protein MAWSALMLAACLLVVVPSNDAADCLALCSLCAVRTQDGSHPINPLICSLECEDLVPPSEEWERCLRLLSFLAPSASGLRGKDDAENEVALEEGYSALSKLLEPLLKELEKSRLLTSLSEENLRGLSTRFGDGKESELVGAERMIDGATQADTLHFNEEDLRKPAKRYGGFLRKYPKRSSEMAGDEDGGQDGEPVGHEDLYKRYGGFLRRIRPKLKWDNQKRYGGFLRRQFKVMTRSQENPDTYSEDLDA, from the exons ATGGCGTGGTCTGCGCTGATGCTGGCAGCGTGTCTCCTCGTGGTGGTGCCCTCTAACGATGCAGCGGACTGCCTGGCCCTGTGCTCCCTGTGTGCCGTGAGGACTCAGGATGGGTCCCATCCCATCAACCCGCTG ATTTGCTCCCTGGAGTGCGAGGACCTGGTGCCACCGTCAGAGGAGTGGGAGAGATGCCTGCGCCTTTTGTCTTTTCTCGCCCCGTCTGCCTCTGGGCTCCGTGGCAAGGATGATGCGGAGAACGAGGTTGCTTTGGAGGAAGGCTACAGTGCACTGTCCAAGCTCTTGGAGCCCCTCctgaaggagctggagaaaaGCCGATTGCTCACCAGCCTCTCGGAGGAAAACCTCAGGGGTCTCTCTACCAGGTTCGGGGATGGAAAAGAATCTGAGCTGGTGGGTGCTGAGCGGATGATCGATGGAGCCACGCAGGCTGACACACTCCATTTCAACGAGGAGGACTTGAGGAAGCCGGCCAAACGCTACGGCGGCTTTTTGCGCAAATACCCCAAGAGGAGCTCAGAGATGGCCGGGGACGAGGACGGGGGCCAGGATGGGGAGCCGGTAGGGCATGAGGACCTATACAAACGCTATGGGGGCTTCCTGCGGCGCATTCGCCCCAAGCTGAAGTGGGACAACCAGAAGCGCTACGGCGGCTTCCTTCGGCGTCAGTTCAAGGTGATGACTCGGTCCCAGGAGAACCCCGACACCTACTCTGAAGATCTAGATGCTTGA